In Blattabacterium cuenoti, the following proteins share a genomic window:
- the purD gene encoding phosphoribosylamine--glycine ligase: MKILILGSGGREHAIGKKLLEDNQSIHLYFYPGNGGTSLIGKNIENHHTVLELGFFAKKNTIDITIVGSEIFLLEGVVDIFNNFGLKIIGPHYLAAKLEGNRIFAKSFMKKYGIRTPKYDIFYCYEKAINFLKKYTNSIAIKTNGIAAGKGVILAHNQNDARKALKNIMIKKKFGKSGNQIIIEEFLQGKEASIISLFNGKDIIPFLSAKDYKKIEENEKGLNTGGMGTIVPNPYMTNSVWIDFKKNILEPTLKGLIIEKLTFFGFLYFGLMITHNKVYLLEYNTRIGDPEAQTLFPLMKSNFLNIIQSSFQHKSISIDWEKLCSCCVVLSSKGYPEKYESGKIITGLNSLKEPFYIAGAKKEQEKWITSSGRVLNIVGIGKTLQEARKEAYDKAKKIQFENLYFRKDIGL; the protein is encoded by the coding sequence ATGAAAATTTTAATTCTTGGAAGTGGGGGACGTGAACATGCTATAGGAAAAAAATTATTGGAAGATAATCAATCTATACATCTTTATTTTTATCCTGGAAATGGAGGGACTAGTTTAATAGGGAAAAATATTGAAAATCATCATACTGTATTAGAATTAGGTTTTTTCGCTAAAAAAAATACGATAGATATAACCATTGTAGGATCCGAAATTTTTTTATTGGAAGGAGTCGTCGATATTTTTAATAATTTTGGATTAAAAATAATTGGACCACATTATTTAGCTGCTAAACTTGAAGGAAATCGAATTTTTGCTAAATCCTTTATGAAAAAATATGGAATTCGTACTCCTAAGTACGATATTTTTTATTGTTATGAAAAAGCTATTAATTTTTTAAAAAAATATACAAACTCTATAGCTATTAAAACTAATGGCATAGCTGCAGGAAAAGGGGTTATTTTAGCTCATAACCAAAATGACGCTAGAAAAGCTTTAAAAAATATTATGATAAAAAAAAAGTTTGGAAAATCTGGGAATCAAATTATAATAGAAGAATTTTTACAAGGAAAAGAAGCTTCTATTATATCTCTTTTCAATGGAAAAGATATTATCCCTTTCTTATCGGCTAAAGATTATAAAAAAATTGAAGAAAATGAAAAAGGATTGAATACAGGAGGAATGGGTACGATTGTTCCCAATCCATATATGACAAATTCTGTTTGGATTGATTTTAAAAAAAATATCTTAGAACCTACTTTAAAAGGGTTAATTATAGAAAAATTAACCTTTTTTGGATTTTTGTATTTTGGATTAATGATAACTCATAACAAAGTTTACTTATTAGAATACAATACTCGTATTGGAGATCCTGAAGCTCAAACTTTATTTCCATTAATGAAAAGTAATTTCTTAAATATTATTCAATCTTCCTTTCAACATAAATCAATATCTATTGATTGGGAAAAATTGTGTTCTTGCTGTGTAGTTTTATCATCTAAAGGATATCCTGAAAAATATGAAAGTGGAAAAATTATAACAGGTTTAAATTCTTTAAAAGAACCTTTTTACATTGCTGGAGCAAAAAAAGAACAAGAAAAATGGATCACATCAAGTGGACGAGTTCTTAACATAGTAGGAATAGGAAAGACCCTTCAAGAAGCCAGAAAAGAAGCTTACGATAAGGCTAAAAAAATTCAATTTGAAAATTTGTATTTCAGAAAAGATATTGGTTTATAA
- the guaA gene encoding glutamine-hydrolyzing GMP synthase: protein MKKDFILILDFGSQYSHMIARRIRDIGVYTLLYHYNETSIYHVISKKKPKGLILSGGPFSIYEKGSPLISKNIFQLNIPIFGICYGMQLISFLFGGEIKKSKHKEYGKSDLIIDHPNNSLFYGIPDKSIVWMSHFDEVKNIPKEFKVIGHTSSCDIAAFSHINKDIYAVQFHPEVKNTEYGIYMLKNFVFHICKCSSNWKLNNFVKNTIDDIKKRVDKKKVVLGFSGGVDSFVTAYIIHQAIGDSLNCIFVDTGLLLKNEKKKISSLCEKMHFTIKIIDAKNRFLSKLTGIVDPEIKRKVIGKEFLYIFQKESKKIKDVEFFAQGTIYSDVIESSVFSKTSISCSIKSHHNVGGLPTALMKLKLIEPLKELFKDEVRKIGEKLGLPKEILYRHPFPGPGLGIRIIGEINEKKISILKEAEAILLQELKNYDIYYSVNQAFIVLLPVKTVGIKGDKRTYEYAAILRVTNTEDFMTATFSHLSYDFLEKVSNRITNEVDGINRIAYDITSKPPSTIEWE from the coding sequence ATGAAAAAAGATTTTATACTCATATTAGATTTTGGATCTCAATATAGTCATATGATTGCTAGAAGAATTCGAGATATAGGAGTATATACTTTATTATATCATTATAATGAGACTTCTATATATCATGTAATTTCAAAAAAAAAACCTAAAGGATTGATTCTATCAGGAGGGCCTTTTTCTATTTATGAAAAAGGCTCTCCATTAATATCCAAAAATATTTTTCAACTAAATATCCCCATATTCGGAATTTGTTATGGAATGCAACTTATTTCTTTTCTTTTTGGAGGAGAGATAAAAAAATCAAAACACAAGGAATATGGTAAATCAGATTTGATCATAGATCACCCTAATAACAGTCTATTTTATGGAATTCCAGATAAATCTATTGTTTGGATGAGTCATTTTGATGAAGTAAAAAATATTCCAAAAGAATTTAAAGTTATCGGACATACATCATCTTGTGATATTGCTGCTTTTAGTCATATCAATAAAGATATTTATGCAGTTCAATTTCATCCAGAAGTAAAAAATACAGAATATGGAATATATATGTTAAAAAATTTTGTTTTTCACATTTGCAAATGTAGTTCAAATTGGAAATTAAATAACTTTGTTAAAAATACAATAGATGATATTAAAAAACGTGTAGATAAAAAAAAAGTTGTGTTAGGTTTTTCTGGAGGAGTAGATTCTTTTGTCACCGCTTATATCATTCATCAAGCTATTGGTGATTCTTTAAATTGTATTTTCGTAGATACAGGATTATTGTTGAAAAATGAAAAAAAAAAAATATCTTCTTTATGTGAAAAAATGCATTTTACTATAAAAATAATAGACGCTAAAAATCGTTTTTTATCTAAACTAACCGGAATTGTGGATCCAGAAATTAAAAGAAAAGTTATAGGGAAAGAATTTCTATATATTTTTCAAAAAGAGTCAAAGAAAATCAAAGATGTTGAATTTTTCGCACAAGGGACCATTTATTCAGATGTTATTGAATCTTCTGTTTTTTCAAAAACTTCAATAAGTTGTTCTATAAAATCTCATCATAATGTAGGAGGGCTCCCAACGGCATTAATGAAATTAAAACTCATTGAACCATTAAAAGAATTATTTAAAGATGAAGTTAGAAAAATAGGAGAAAAATTAGGACTTCCAAAAGAAATTTTATATCGTCATCCATTTCCTGGACCTGGTTTAGGAATTCGTATAATTGGAGAAATTAATGAAAAAAAAATCTCTATTTTAAAAGAAGCAGAGGCGATTTTATTACAAGAATTAAAAAATTACGATATTTATTATTCTGTTAATCAGGCTTTTATAGTTTTATTGCCTGTAAAAACTGTAGGAATTAAAGGGGATAAACGAACTTATGAATATGCTGCGATATTACGTGTTACGAACACTGAAGATTTTATGACCGCCACTTTTTCACATTTATCTTACGATTTTTTAGAAAAAGTTTCAAATAGAATTACAAATGAGGTTGATGGAATTAATAGAATAGCATATGATATTACCTCTAAACCACCATCTACTATTGAATGGGAATAA
- the accD gene encoding acetyl-CoA carboxylase, carboxyltransferase subunit beta → MTWFLRKKKNIITSIDERKDFPKGIWYRTPSGKIIDTEELKKNAYVSPEDGYHVRIHSKEYFEILFDHGEFLEMNVKMMSKDPMKWEDYKKYTDRIQEARKKTNLYDAIRTGVGKIKTINVVISCMDFSFIGGSMGSVVGEKISRAIKYCIDKKYPYILISKSGGARIMESSFSLMQMAKTIARLTQLRDARIPYISILTDPTTGGVTASYSLLGDINIAEPGALIGFAGPRVIREIIGKDLPKGFQTAEFLMDHGFIDLISPRTELKKNIHNLVSMMI, encoded by the coding sequence ATGACTTGGTTTTTGAGAAAAAAAAAGAATATTATAACATCTATAGACGAAAGAAAAGATTTTCCAAAAGGGATTTGGTACAGAACTCCTAGCGGAAAAATTATAGATACGGAAGAATTAAAAAAAAACGCTTATGTTAGTCCAGAAGATGGATATCATGTAAGAATTCATAGTAAAGAATATTTTGAAATTCTTTTTGATCATGGTGAATTTTTAGAAATGAATGTAAAAATGATGAGCAAAGATCCTATGAAATGGGAAGATTATAAAAAGTACACAGATAGAATTCAAGAAGCACGAAAAAAAACAAATTTATATGATGCAATTAGAACAGGAGTTGGAAAAATTAAAACTATAAATGTTGTGATATCTTGTATGGATTTTTCATTTATAGGAGGATCCATGGGGTCCGTAGTAGGAGAAAAAATATCTAGAGCAATCAAATATTGTATCGATAAAAAATATCCATATATATTAATTTCTAAATCCGGTGGAGCAAGAATAATGGAATCCTCTTTTTCATTAATGCAAATGGCTAAAACCATAGCTAGATTAACCCAATTACGAGATGCTAGAATTCCTTATATCTCTATTTTAACTGATCCAACTACGGGAGGGGTGACCGCTTCTTACTCCCTACTTGGGGATATAAATATAGCTGAACCAGGAGCTCTTATTGGATTTGCTGGACCTAGAGTGATCAGAGAAATAATAGGAAAAGACCTTCCAAAAGGATTTCAAACAGCAGAATTTTTAATGGATCATGGGTTTATAGATTTAATTTCCCCTAGAACCGAATTAAAAAAAAATATACATAATTTGGTTTCTATGATGATATAA
- the fbaA gene encoding class II fructose-bisphosphate aldolase, with amino-acid sequence MFKKFPFGVATGNLVKEIFEYAKENVFSIPAVNVTGSNTMNAVMETAAEVNSPVIIQLSNGGAIFNAGKGLSNNKEKAAIQGAIACAMHIHKLASYYKTTVILHTDHCSKPFLPWIDGLIEANEKYYKRFGKTLFSSHMLDLSQESLKDNINICEQYFDRMNKSRMTLEIELGVTGGEEDGIDNSNIENNKLYTQPEEVSYAYERLMKISDNFIIAASFGNVHGVYKPGNVMLRPEILKNTQEYIQKKFHTHTKKPVSFVFHGGSGSTEEEIQKAISYGVVKMNIDTDLQYAFTCGVRNYMNKNQEYLKKQIGNPKGKHVPNKKYYDPRVWLREGEKSFKIILKKYFEFMNNINTL; translated from the coding sequence ATGTTTAAAAAATTTCCTTTTGGAGTTGCTACTGGTAATCTTGTGAAAGAAATATTCGAATACGCTAAGGAAAATGTATTTTCCATACCAGCTGTAAACGTTACCGGATCTAATACTATGAATGCTGTTATGGAAACCGCTGCAGAAGTAAATTCTCCTGTTATTATTCAATTATCTAATGGAGGTGCTATTTTTAATGCTGGAAAAGGATTAAGTAATAACAAAGAAAAAGCAGCAATTCAAGGCGCTATAGCTTGTGCTATGCATATTCATAAATTGGCTTCATACTATAAAACAACAGTTATTCTTCATACAGATCATTGTTCTAAACCTTTTCTTCCATGGATAGATGGTTTGATAGAAGCCAATGAAAAATATTATAAACGTTTTGGAAAAACGTTATTTAGCTCACATATGTTAGATCTCTCTCAGGAATCTTTAAAAGATAATATTAATATTTGTGAGCAATATTTTGATAGAATGAATAAAAGTCGAATGACTCTTGAAATAGAACTTGGCGTCACGGGAGGAGAAGAGGATGGAATAGATAACTCTAATATAGAAAACAATAAACTTTATACTCAACCAGAAGAGGTTTCTTATGCCTATGAGAGATTAATGAAAATTAGTGATAATTTTATTATAGCAGCTTCTTTTGGAAACGTACATGGAGTTTATAAACCTGGAAATGTCATGCTTCGTCCTGAAATTTTGAAAAATACACAAGAATATATACAAAAAAAATTTCATACTCATACCAAAAAACCAGTTTCTTTTGTTTTTCATGGTGGATCAGGTTCTACCGAAGAAGAAATACAGAAAGCTATTAGTTATGGAGTAGTAAAAATGAACATAGATACTGATTTACAATATGCTTTTACTTGTGGGGTTAGAAATTATATGAATAAAAATCAGGAATATTTAAAAAAACAAATAGGAAATCCAAAAGGAAAACATGTTCCTAATAAAAAATATTATGATCCAAGAGTATGGTTAAGAGAAGGAGAAAAATCTTTTAAAATTATTTTAAAAAAATATTTTGAATTCATGAATAATATTAATACTTTATAA